A part of Microbulbifer sp. MI-G genomic DNA contains:
- a CDS encoding SymE family type I addiction module toxin produces the protein MSGQRLRNSKICQERYIKVQEAFYEYRLKKESPYAASRSVPWITIRGHRLERTGFVVDLSSKVRVMEGCLVLTAE, from the coding sequence ATGTCAGGCCAGCGTCTGCGCAATAGTAAAATTTGTCAGGAGCGCTACATTAAAGTCCAGGAGGCCTTCTATGAGTACCGCCTCAAGAAAGAGTCACCCTATGCTGCCAGCCGTTCCGTGCCATGGATCACGATCAGGGGCCACCGGCTTGAACGGACCGGTTTTGTGGTGGATTTGTCGAGCAAGGTCAGGGTGATGGAGGGGTGTTTGGTATTGACTGCTGAATAA
- a CDS encoding RHS repeat domain-containing protein encodes MLPGDDPDYRRIQKATIDSSVLHISATEHTGLPLATLEYLHRDHLGSVEKITDADGNLLTGATGSFAYDPFGARREPDWSGTLGAQSLTDLLASQGLSTRRGFTNHEHLDRTGLIHMNGRIYDPRLGRFLQADPFIDGVTNTQGYNRYSYVHNNPLKYIDPTGYFKLKDIFKVVAVIAISYFTFNTASAWAMGTLMESSSFMLSYGLAGASTVSGIVGGAAAGFAAGVSAAAFSGASGSDALKAGFRGAFAGAITGGIAGHFRDTYNMTRVAADGVGMGIGAEINGGEFKDGLKFGLAVSLATYTNVKLREYQLKHSKGTPGQVGDSPGFRGIKGKVGGGRIVDKYWKESGAADIYQRTGNAEKALAKYYAHPGLKVSPLGGHQGGQGIIFSDKLSYSPGSFLDYMVEGFAGTHDSLNHWYHYNPNGTAIGRDGFSYWLGEGINAANVAIATPIVAPSLIPDYMRSTFYSELRDD; translated from the coding sequence TTGCTGCCCGGGGATGATCCGGATTACCGGCGTATCCAGAAAGCCACTATCGACAGCAGTGTGCTGCATATCAGCGCCACGGAGCACACCGGCCTGCCCCTGGCCACCCTGGAATACCTGCACCGGGACCACCTGGGTTCTGTGGAAAAAATCACCGATGCGGATGGCAATCTGTTAACCGGCGCAACCGGCAGTTTTGCCTATGACCCCTTCGGCGCACGCCGGGAACCCGACTGGAGTGGTACCCTGGGAGCCCAATCCCTCACGGATTTATTGGCCAGCCAGGGATTGAGTACCAGGCGTGGCTTTACCAACCACGAGCATCTGGACAGAACCGGCCTGATTCATATGAACGGGCGGATTTATGATCCGAGGCTTGGGCGGTTCTTGCAGGCTGATCCGTTTATCGATGGTGTGACAAACACACAGGGTTACAATCGATATAGCTACGTTCACAACAATCCTCTTAAATATATCGATCCAACAGGTTACTTTAAATTAAAGGATATATTTAAAGTAGTGGCCGTCATTGCTATATCGTATTTCACGTTTAATACAGCATCTGCCTGGGCTATGGGAACACTGATGGAATCCTCATCATTTATGCTTTCTTATGGTTTGGCTGGTGCTTCGACTGTTTCAGGAATTGTTGGTGGCGCTGCGGCTGGGTTTGCCGCCGGTGTTTCTGCGGCAGCGTTCAGTGGTGCAAGTGGGTCTGATGCGTTAAAAGCAGGTTTCAGGGGAGCATTTGCCGGAGCGATCACAGGCGGTATAGCAGGCCATTTCAGAGACACTTATAACATGACCCGGGTAGCTGCTGATGGGGTAGGCATGGGGATCGGTGCAGAAATAAATGGAGGTGAGTTCAAGGATGGGCTTAAGTTTGGTCTAGCAGTGTCATTGGCGACATATACGAATGTGAAGCTTCGGGAATATCAGTTAAAACACTCTAAGGGCACTCCTGGACAAGTTGGTGATAGTCCAGGGTTTAGAGGTATAAAAGGGAAAGTTGGTGGAGGAAGAATTGTTGATAAGTATTGGAAGGAGTCAGGTGCAGCCGATATTTATCAAAGAACAGGAAATGCTGAGAAAGCGCTTGCTAAGTACTACGCCCATCCAGGTTTGAAAGTAAGCCCACTCGGTGGTCATCAGGGCGGCCAAGGAATTATCTTTAGTGATAAACTTTCTTATTCTCCTGGAAGCTTCTTGGACTATATGGTTGAAGGGTTTGCTGGAACGCATGATTCACTCAATCACTGGTACCACTATAATCCTAATGGCACCGCCATCGGCAGAGATGGATTCTCATATTGGCTTGGAGAGGGTATTAACGCGGCAAATGTTGCAATAGCAACACCAATTGTCGCGCCTAGCCTTATCCCAGATTATATGCGATCCACTTTCTATAGTGAGCTGAGGGACGATTGA